From a single Saccharomyces kudriavzevii IFO 1802 strain IFO1802 genome assembly, chromosome: 15 genomic region:
- the RRP36 gene encoding rRNA-processing protein RRP36 (similar to Saccharomyces cerevisiae RRP36 (YOR287C); ancestral locus Anc_8.748), which translates to MSYYFKNLKPDLNSDVEEDEENLLGKILADRNKQEVEQQESSDDDLKTLSFSSLKKAETLMDEEDLKDNKPVHKKQIATTYKEESFDEDESEDKSEEETGFFEEDSGDENNYNQKASKKRSKHAPTEQSSKKRASRVRDIPGLEIPRNKRSNLYQDIRFDKSTGKAIDTSVIRKRYQFLDEYREGEIEELQKLLKDRKFLSKIDAEDREEMEQKLKSMKSRLQSMKNKDLERNILKDYENDLNKDNSTRYHLKESEKRKVVQKWKFDHMKTKQREKVMERKRKKRLGKEFKQFEFHNPR; encoded by the coding sequence ATGTCATATTACtttaaaaatttgaagCCGGATTTAAATTCtgatgttgaagaagacgaagagAACTTATTGGGGAAGATATTGGCAGACAGGAATAAACAAGAGGTCGAACAACAAGAATCAAGCGACGATGACTTGAAAACCTTGTCTTTTAgttctttgaagaaagccGAGACACTGATggacgaagaagatttgaaggatAACAAGCCGGTTCACAAAAAGCAGATTGCAACTACATACAAGGAAGAAAGTTTTGACGAGGACGAGAGTGAGGACaaatcagaagaagagacTGGATTTTTCGAAGAAGATAGTGGAGATGAAAATAATTATAACCAAAAggcatcaaaaaaaaggagcAAACATGCGCCAACAGAACAGTCATCCAAGAAAAGGGCATCACGAGTGAGAGATATCCCAGGGCTGGAAATACCGAGAAATAAAAGGTCAAATCTTTATCAGGACATAAGATTTGATAAATCCACCGGTAAAGCCATCGATACGTCCGTCATAAGAAAGCGTTACCAGTTTCTGGACGAATATAGAGAAGGGGAAATTGAAGAGCTTCAAAAACTATTAAAAGATAGGAAATTCTTATCTAAAATTGACGCAGAAGATCGTGAAGAAATGGAacaaaagttgaaaagTATGAAATCAAGACTGcaatcaatgaaaaataaagatcTGGAACGTAACATCCTTAAGGACTACGAAAATGACCTGAATAAGGATAATAGCACGAGGTACCACTTGAAAGAGTCTGAGAAACGTAAAGTGGTACAGAAATGGAAGTTTGATCATATGAAGACTAAACAGCGTGAAAAGGTCAtggaaaggaaaaggaagaagagattGGGTAAGGAATTCAAacaatttgaatttcacAATCCTAGATAA
- the PLP2 gene encoding Plp2p (similar to Saccharomyces cerevisiae PLP2 (YOR281C); ancestral locus Anc_8.743): MQNEPMFQVQVDESEDSEWNDILRAKGVIPERAPSPTGQLEEALEEALAKQHENRLEDKGLSDLEELEDDEDDDFLEAYKMKRLNEIRKLQERSKFGDVYFINKPEYNKEVTLASQGKTHESSPTDENGKKDEGGVYVFVHLSLQSKLQSRILSHLFQSAASKFKEIKFVEIPANRAIENYPESNCPTLIVYYQGEVIKNMITLLELGGNNSKMKDFESFMVKVGAVTERDSRLIMNQDDAESREERQLHFAKKNSIRSGIGGKFDVGIGNDDDNINDDDDGFFD; this comes from the coding sequence ATGCAGAATGAACCAATGTTTCAGGTTCAGGTTGACGAATCTGAAGATAGTGAATGGAACGACATCTTAAGAGCGAAGGGTGTAATACCAGAACGTGCTCCTTCGCCAACAGGACAACTGGAAGAAGCATTAGAAGAAGCACTCGCAAAGCAGCATGAAAATAGATTAGAGGACAAGGGCTTATCAGATTTAGAAGAATTAGAAGAcgatgaggatgatgattttttaGAAGCTTATAAGATGAAAAGACTAAATGAAATTCGAAAATTACAAGAACGGTCCAAATTTGGCGACGTTTACTTCATTAATAAACCTGAATACAACAAAGAAGTCACATTGGCCAGCCAAGGGAAAACACATGAAAGTTCACCAACtgatgaaaatggcaaGAAGGATGAGGGCGGTGTCTACGTGTTCGTTCATCTCTCACTCCAAAGTAAATTGCAAAGTAGAATTCTTTCGCACCTCTTCCAATCTGCAGCATCtaaatttaaagaaataaagtTCGTAGAGATACCTGCCAACAGGGCAATTGAAAACTACCCAGAATCCAATTGTCCTACTTTAATTGTGTATTACCAGGGTGAAGTGATCAAAAACATGATAACATTATTAGAACTGGGCGGTAATAATTCTaaaatgaaagattttgagAGTTTCATGGTTAAAGTTGGTGCTGTGACAGAAAGAGACAGCAGACTGATCATGAATCAAGATGACGCAGAATCAAGGGAAGAGAGGCAGTTGCATTTcgctaaaaaaaattcaattaGGTCAGGAATCGGAGGCAAGTTTGATGTTGGTATAggtaatgatgatgataacattaacgatgatgacgatggtTTTTTCGACTAA
- the RDL1 gene encoding thiosulfate sulfurtransferase RDL1 (similar to Saccharomyces cerevisiae RDL1 (YOR285W); ancestral locus Anc_8.746): MWKAVLNAWNGTESKSDNASDIPSYRFEDMKRIVKRHDPNVVLVDVREPSEYSIVHIPGSINVPYRSHPEAFALDSLEFEKQIGIPKPDTSNELIFYCASGRRGGEAQKVAYSHGYSKTSLYPGSMNDWVAHGGDKFDL, translated from the coding sequence ATGTGGAAGGCTGTTTTGAATGCTTGGAATGGAACCGAGAGTAAAAGTGATAATGCTTCAGATATTCCCTCCTATAGATTCGAAGACATGAAAAGAATCGTGAAGAGACACGATCCTAACGTCGTTTTGGTAGATGTCAGAGAGCCATCAGAGTACTCGATTGTTCATATCCCTGGTTCCATTAATGTGCCATATAGATCGCACCCCGAGGCGTTTGCCTTAGATTCGTTAGAATTTGAGAAACAAATTGGCATTCCAAAACCTGACACTTCGAATGAGCTAATTTTTTACTGTGCTTCTGGTAGACGCGGAGGTGAAGCTCAAAAAGTTGCCTACTCTCATGGGTATTCGAAGACTTCACTTTATCCTGGCTCTATGAACGATTGGGTCGCTCATGGGGGTGACAAATTTGATCtttaa
- the RDL2 gene encoding thiosulfate sulfurtransferase RDL2 (similar to Saccharomyces cerevisiae RDL2 (YOR286W); ancestral locus Anc_8.747), with amino-acid sequence MFRNSTGILSRTISASSSSLILRTFTTKAPKIYTFEQVKNLVEHPNDKKLLVDVREPKEVKDYEMPTTINIPVNSAPGALGLPEKEFHKVFKFDKPLQDKELIFLCAKGVRAKTAEELARSYGYENTGIYPGSIAEWLAKGGADVKSKK; translated from the coding sequence ATGTTTAGAAATAGTACAGGTATCCTTTCGAGAACAATCTCAGCAAGCTCGTCTTCATTAATCTTGAGGACGTTCACAACGAAGGCTCCAAAGATCTATACTTTTGAACAGGTCAAGAATCTAGTGGAACACCCCAATGATAAAAAACTATTGGTCGACGTGAGGGAACCCAAGGAAGTGAAAGATTACGAAATgccaacaacaataaataTTCCAGTGAATAGTGCCCCCGGTGCTCTTGGATTGCCCGAAAAGGAGTTTCACAAGGTTTTTAAATTCGACAAACCTCTCCAGGACAAAGagttgatttttctttgtgCAAAAGGTGTTCGAGCCAAGACTGCCGAAGAACTGGCTAGATCTTATGGGTACGAGAACACGGGTATCTATCCTGGTTCCATTGCCGAATGGCTAGCTAAAGGCGGTGCCGATGTCAAGTCCAAGAAATGA
- the SKDI15G4200 gene encoding phosphoglycerate mutase (similar to Saccharomyces cerevisiae YOR283W; ancestral locus Anc_8.745), which yields MTKEIPYYSDNDDSNVVRLFIIRHGQTEHNVKKILQGHKDTSINLTGEEQAAKLGHYLHSRGVHFDKVVSSDLKRCKQTTSLVLEHSKQNSIPTSYTSGLRERYMGVIEGMQITEAEKYADKHGEGSFRNFGEKTDDFVARLTGCIEEQVAEASKDGVKNLALVSHGGAIRMILQWLKYENNHAHKIIVFNTSVTIVDYIKDSKQFIVRRVGNTQHLGDGEFVVSDLRLR from the coding sequence ATGACTAAGGAAATACCTTACTACAGcgataatgatgatagCAACGTCGTAAGATTATTCATTATTAGACATGGACAAACAGAACATaacgtaaaaaaaattttacaaGGTCATAAAGATACTTCGATCAACCTCACTGGGGAAGAACAAGCCGCTAAATTGGGACATTATTTGCATTCAAGAGGTGTTcattttgataaggttGTAAGTAGTGATTTGAAAAGGTGCAAACAGACTACTTCTCTGGTTTTGGAACACTCCAAGCAAAATAGTATACCCACTTCTTATACCTCAGGCTTAAGGGAACGTTACATGGGCGTTATCGAAGGTATGCAAATCACTGAGGCCGAAAAGTACGCTGATAAACATGGTGAGGGATCCttcagaaattttggtGAAAAGACAGACGATTTTGTTGCTAGATTAACCGGATGTATTGAAGAACAGGTCGCCGAGGCATCTAAGGACGGTGTGAAGAATTTAGCGCTAGTCAGCCATGGGGGGGCCATCAGAATGATATTGCAGTGGTTGAAATATGAAAACAATCATGCTCATAagattattgttttcaacaCCTCCGTCACTATAGTTGATTACATAAAAGATTCTAAACAGTTTATCGTCAGACGTGTCGGTAACACCCAACATCTTGGTGATGGCGAATTTGTCGTTAGTGATTTAAGATTACGTTAA
- the HUA2 gene encoding Hua2p (similar to Saccharomyces cerevisiae HUA2 (YOR284W)), translating to MKKYKLNNKEAMQPSVFDEIRVDYNGVVNSSQDEVLKKDEIILGYKKRLMMMENQMQHLLEDLSFDIQQIEPMLISLQRHYDSFQQLLRKRKNSLRGQNFTYQPGGPSTINQGTAKVSVLNGKFMKPQVSLEQLFDEENILRILQKNIDFNYYFQIEKKKEPKVLLLAMYQCLNGPIRLHKVISIDGIIDNNSIRTILGKQVSSSKWTVFLYDVKLVLLAHRRDVPNMETSKMVVRYGDLFPCALYFKDHSAY from the coding sequence atgaaaaagtataaaCTAAATAACAAGGAGGCCATGCAACCTTCAGTGTTTGATGAGATACGTGTTGACTACAATGGAGTAGTAAATTCGTCACAAGATGAAGTTctcaaaaaagatgaaataatATTGGGTTATAAGAAGAgattgatgatgatggaaAACCAAATGCAACACCTTTTGGAGGATCTGAGTTTTGATATACAGCAAATCGAACCCATGCTCATTAGTCTGCAAAGACATTACGACTCCTTTCAACAGCTTTTAcggaaaaggaaaaattcacTGCGAGGTCAAAACTTCACCTATCAGCCTGGAGGGCCCTCCACAATTAATCAGGGAACTGCAAAAGTAAGCGTTTTGAATGGCAAATTTATGAAGCCTCAAGTGAGTCTTGAACAACTATTCGATGAAGAGAATATTCTAAGgatccttcaaaaaaatatagacTTCAACTACTATTTTCAGAtcgagaaaaagaaagagccAAAGGTGCTATTACTGGCCATGTATCAATGCCTCAATGGGCCAATACGCCTGCATAAAGTAATAAGTATCGATGGAATTAtagataataatagtatCAGAACCATACTGGGCAAGCAGGTGTCTAGCTCCAAGTGGACGGTGTTTCTGTACGATGTAAAATTAGTTTTGTTAGCACATAGACGGGATGTGCCGAATATGGAAACCAGCAAGATGGTTGTCAGGTATGGCGATTTATTTCCTTGCGCGTTGTATTTTAAGGATCATTCAGCATATTAA